The following coding sequences lie in one Opisthocomus hoazin isolate bOpiHoa1 chromosome 7, bOpiHoa1.hap1, whole genome shotgun sequence genomic window:
- the BATF gene encoding basic leucine zipper transcriptional factor ATF-like yields MPHSSDSSDSSSFSQSPPPSKQDSSDDMRKVQRREKNRIAAQKSRLRQTQKADTLHLESEDLERQNAALRREIKQLTEEMKHFASMLSSHEPLCSILTSAPPPPEVLYATHSFHQPHISSPRFQH; encoded by the exons ATGCCCCACAGTTCCGACAGCAGCGACTCCAGCAGCTTCAGCCAGTCTCCCCCTCCCAGCAAGCAG GACTCTTCTGATGACATGAGGAAAGtccagaggagggagaagaatCGCATCGCTGCCCAGAAGAGCCGCCTGAGGCAGACCCAGAAAGCAGACACGCTGCACTTG GAGAGCGAAGACTTGGAGAGGCAGAACGCTGCCCTGCGCCGGGAGATCAAGCAGCTGACGGAGGAGATGAAGCACTTCGCCTCGATGCTGAGCTCCCACGAACCGCTCTGCTCCATCCTGACGTCCGCTCCACCGCCCCCAGAAGTGCTTTACGCCACGCATTCCTTCCACCAGCCCCACATCAGCTCCCCACGCTTCCAGCACTGA